The following DNA comes from Triticum aestivum cultivar Chinese Spring chromosome 3D, IWGSC CS RefSeq v2.1, whole genome shotgun sequence.
atgcAGTATGAGGGTGCTGTGGCTGAGGATGGCAGGAGCCCAAGCGTCTGGGACACCTTCACTCAAGCAggtaactaaactaattaacctgttCGTTCTGCCTTAAAAAAGCCTTTTTGTCAGTATTCTGACCAAATTCAGCATCCTGGTAAAACTTGGTTTGACAATATTCTCCTTCTCATGCCAGGGAAAATGTCGGATAAAAGCACAGGCGATGTCGCTGCTGATGGGTACCACAAGTACAAGGTAATTACGGTTAAATTTACCTGGTGGAACTTGAATTTCTTCTCCCTATTAATTTGATCTTACAGAATCCCACAAAAAAAAGAATTATATCAGAAAAACAAACATATTATACTCTGTTTTGTTGTGGTTGAAGTTTCTCAATATTCCATAGATGGAGAGGATTAGGTTGTTGTTCCTTTGTTGTACACTAATAATGACATCACCTCATGTTTCAGGATGATGTCAAGCTCATGGTTGACACTAACCTAGAGGCTTACAGATTCTCTATCTCCTGGTCAAGGCTTATACCAAGTATGAAAGCATTCCACAATATTTCTATCCCAGTAGTCAAAACATCTACATAAATGTTTGATCTTTGGTTTCAAAATTGAGAACTACAGATGGGAGGGGAGCCGTCAATCCAAAAGGCTTGGAGTACTACAACAACCTTATAAATGAGCTAGTGCAACATGGTATACTAATCTGCATAAATTATCATGCACCGACACAAAAACCATCTTTCAACAACTATATCGTATATGCGCAACAATGACAAATATGTCATAGTTGACaatttctttatttttcttcttcgttATCTTGAGTTCTGAATCTGTGTAGCCTTCACAATTCTTTAGGGATTCAAGTCCATGTTATGCTTTCCCATCTCGATTTCCCGCAAGTTTTGGACGATGAGTATGCCGGATGGTTAAGCCCTAAAATTGTGTAAGCTCCCGCAACTTTCCATTTTGTAACGGTGAAATTGCTCAAAAGCTAAATATAAGCAGCCTTTCTTTAATAGATAATGGAGGTGGCTTATGCAAAATGCCCTGACAATGTTTAGTTGATTTCTACTTTCCATTTCCTCACCAGTGGCATTGAAAAATGCAGGGAAGATTTCACAGCATTTGCGGACGTGTGCTTTAGGGAGTTCGGAGACAGGGTTTCATACTGGACAACGATAGATGAACCTAATGTCAGCGCACTAGGGTCTTACGACAATGCACTATTTGCACCCGGACGTTGCTCCAACCCATTTGGAATAACAAATTGTACAGTGGGAAACTCAACTGTGGAACCATACATAGCAGCTCATAACATGATACTGGCTCATGCATCAGCTACCAGACTTTACCGAGAAAAATATCAAGTGAGTCATCGTGTGTCCAAAACTAAAAGTGAAGCCATTTTCCGGCATGTTTACTCTGTTTTCTTTAAGGAATAAAATATTAACCTTTCTGTTTTAATCTAAGATTCATTAATCACTATCTGGTTAATATTTGTGAAGAAAGTACTGGTTCACTATACACTGTTTTCAGTGTCTCCATGATTACAATTTGTGTGTACAAGATTATCATGTTCTAGGCAGTTTCGACACATTAATCTCATGGACAATAAAAAGACTGCTCTTTTAATTTTGCTTCTTGATGTATTTTCACATGCTAACTTTTATGTGTACATAAAAATACTCTTGCAAGTAGGCTGCCCAAAAGGGAGGTGTTGGCATAAATGTTTACTCTTCTTGGAGTTATCCTATGACGAACTCTGATGTGGATGTAGAAGCAGCTAAAAGATACTTAGACTTCGTGTTCGGATGGTAACATTATTTGGACTCTTATGTTTATTTCCATCTTCTAGAGAGTTCACAATAAGTATGCAGCTAACCAGCTTGTGATGCTTTTCTAGGATACTAGAGCCCCTGGTGTCTGGAGATTACCCAGATGTGATGAAGAAAAATGTTGGGTCTCGACTTCCATCCTTTACAAAATCTCAATCTCAAGTTGTCAAGGGAACTGTTGATTTCATAGGAATAAACCACTACTATTCCATGTATGTTAATGATCGTCCTTTAGACAAAGGCACTCGCGACTATTCAGCAGACATGTCTCTTTACCAAAGAGGTAAACAAACTATATGCATTGTTCATTAATTGTAGGCAGAAGGAGTGGGCAATGCATTTCATTTATCTCGTATAACATAGTGATGAatgttttttttcttctaaaaagcAGACTATTTATGTATATATTGACCAAATAATTTGTTGCCACTTCTCAAAATGCACACAAATTTGAGTAACCCATTGGCCGGGTGCTAACATAATATTTGTTCTTGTGATGCAGCTTCTAAAACAATCCCAGGAAGTAGCAAGGTAATTTTTTCAACAATGCTTGTTAGAGAAACCACTAGCCTGAACTATTTTTAGACATGATTTCTTCATATTACAAATTCTAATCTAACAAGATACTAAAAATATATAACTACTCTTAGAGTTCAAATTATTTGGCAAGATATTGTCCAACTTATGAGTTGTGATAAATATATACAATAATTTCTTTTGATTGCAGAATGTCCCATCATCTTCTCAAAGTGACCCGGAAGGATTGCAATATGTGTTGCAGTACCTTACGAAAGCCTATGGGAACCTTCCTATCTATGTGCAAGAGAATGGCAAGTCGATCTAGTCTAGTTGCAACGATCTCCAATTTTCCGTTCTACATATCTAGATAAAATTATGTCACAATGTTTATGCAAACATCACAGCTCCTAGTTCATTGTAATTTCAATAATATCCTCTGCCTTGCCCTTCATCTCCCCAGGTGTTGCATCTAATGACACTCTCGATGACACCGAAAGGATCGAATACTTGAAGAGCTACATGGGTAGCACACTGAGGGCAGTAAGGTCAGCCATTCAACAAAAGTCACCAAGAATGTAGTGCAAGTTAACAGCACTGCCTTTTCGCAAAATTTCTAGGATTCAAACATTTTTATCCTAACGTAGTTTTGCTCTTCAGGAATGGAGCAAACGTAAAAGGCTACTTTGTGTGGTCCTTCCTAGACGTCTTCGAGTTCTTTGCAGGGCCCAAGTCACGGTACGGCCTATACCGTGTTGATTTTAGCGATGAGGCGCGGCCACGACAAGCCAAGCTCTCTGCTCGCTGGTACTCTGGCTTCCTGAAGAACAATGGCATCTATGTTCAGAACGAGCTCAACAGTACAGGATCGCGTGCTCTGCAATGAGCCGTAAACAGATAGTGGAAATGTCGAGTTATCCTATGTAAATAAATGTTGGATGTAACTATAGTGGTTTATTACATATACATCATGTAGTACCTTATGTACCTACAAGAGTGGTCGGCAGTGCCCTATGCATGGCCATGTCTCATGATGGCGGTTTAGGTGTGTTGTAACAGGTTTTGCTCGGTTTTCCGCTAATTAACCGGACAATTCTCTTCTGCTTTAATCAATAGACTGAGCCCTTCATGCCCTGTTTAAAAAAATATCTTTAATGACCTATTTGATTCAAGGATTTTCATACGAAATTTGGAAGATTACAACTCTTTGAATTTTTCCTCGTGttggttttttttttttgcagggtcCCTCGTGTTGGTTATTTGATATGTAGAATTGAATGTATAGTATTTTTCCCTAAGGATTTCTTCTCTCTACATTTAATCCAGCATGTTCCTTTTTGTACCTTTTGGAATCTTATACGAATGAAACAGAGCCTACCAAAACTATTGTTGGAAGTATATTAACTCCATCTCTTGTTTATAAGAAAGCGACCGACGgagaaccaacctgtggttggatggttaggaggaaggtgttatccccagcccaccagagttcaagtcctagacttgacattggtgctcgcatttttctggatttatttcaggccttcCGGCGATGTGGGTTCAGTGGGAAAAAAGCAACGAACGACGAAGATCCTCGGAACACTTATTTGATCTACAGCCGGGCACCCCAAAcccgcctcaaacgcccgggcggaCGGGCCGATCACTGATCGGTCACAAAAAACCGAGCCCTAGCTACTACAATGATAGtagatttttattttgttcatCGAGTTTTATCGACACGTTGTGATTAAAAAAAAGCAATACTAACATTAATGTTTCCGTTCTCAAGGAGATAGAGCCAGACTATGAATCTTCTATGTGATAAGCATAGAAGATTCATAGTTACAGTCTATCTTCTTAACAATTAAAGGATGCAATGATGTCAAAAGCTTATCGCTTCTAGACGATCATGCGGTGAGGGGGGACTAATACGGTTGTGAAAATCTTAAGTATGAGCAATTTTCGGTGTGTTTTGACAGGCCTGCCGGTCCAAGACGGACGTGATGATTGACGTGCATGTAATAGTTATTTTGAAAATAAGATATGTGGTTGCAAATGGTAGAATTTGAGGACCGCCCAATCACTGTCCGCGGACACGTCAAGCGCGTCTACGGACGTTTGAGAGCCCAACTTTACcaagtccgactgtagatgctcttatgagGTCTCTAGGAACCCATGGGCAGAGGTGATTATGAAGAGGACGTGCCAGTAAGAACAATCTTCTTCGTGTTGAAGTCTACTATCAGCAAATATACATAAGCTTCAATATCTAGCAAAACAAAGAAGAACTATGTGACTGAATTCCCTCTGAAAATTGGCAAGGTAATACAAAAATAAACTAGAAAATAGTTCCTCTGTATTATTATTTGGGTCCCATCTTCAAAAACTCCTATACCGTTGTAGATTTGCTTGAAAACAAATCTGGATTAAGAGTCACCAGTAGATTTGAACCTTTACATGGTTCTGTGCATCATATGAAGCAGAGCCCGGGGTTAACCCCCTTTCGAAAAAA
Coding sequences within:
- the LOC123080424 gene encoding beta-glucosidase 5 isoform X2 — protein: MAFFFLLLLFLLAAAHGAAPVLGFTRSDFPQEFVFGAATSAYQYEGAVAEDGRSPSVWDTFTQAGKMSDKSTGDVAADGYHKYKDDVKLMVDTNLEAYRFSISWSRLIPNGRGAVNPKGLEYYNNLINELVQHGIQVHVMLSHLDFPQVLDDEYAGWLSPKIVEDFTAFADVCFREFGDRVSYWTTIDEPNVSALGSYDNALFAPGRCSNPFGITNCTVGNSTVEPYIAAHNMILAHASATRLYREKYQAAQKGGVGINVYSSWSYPMTNSDVDVEAAKRYLDFVFGWILEPLVSGDYPDVMKKNVGSRLPSFTKSQSQVVKGTVDFIGINHYYSMYVNDRPLDKGTRDYSADMSLYQRASKTIPGSSKNVPSSSQSDPEGLQYVLQYLTKAYGNLPIYVQENGVASNDTLDDTERIEYLKSYMGSTLRAVRNGANVKGYFVWSFLDVFEFFAGPKSRYGLYRVDFSDEARPRQAKLSARWYSGFLKNNGIYVQNELNSTGSRALQ
- the LOC123080424 gene encoding beta-glucosidase 5 isoform X4, producing the protein MIDFLILCQYEGAVAEDGRSPSVWDTFTQAGKMSDKSTGDVAADGYHKYKDDVKLMVDTNLEAYRFSISWSRLIPNGRGAVNPKGLEYYNNLINELVQHGIQVHVMLSHLDFPQVLDDEYAGWLSPKIVEDFTAFADVCFREFGDRVSYWTTIDEPNVSALGSYDNALFAPGRCSNPFGITNCTVGNSTVEPYIAAHNMILAHASATRLYREKYQAAQKGGVGINVYSSWSYPMTNSDVDVEAAKRYLDFVFGWILEPLVSGDYPDVMKKNVGSRLPSFTKSQSQVVKGTVDFIGINHYYSMYVNDRPLDKGTRDYSADMSLYQRASKTIPGSSKNVPSSSQSDPEGLQYVLQYLTKAYGNLPIYVQENGVASNDTLDDTERIEYLKSYMGSTLRAVRNGANVKGYFVWSFLDVFEFFAGPKSRYGLYRVDFSDEARPRQAKLSARWYSGFLKNNGIYVQNELNSTGSRALQ
- the LOC123080424 gene encoding beta-glucosidase 5 isoform X1, whose amino-acid sequence is MAFFFLLLLFLLAAAHGAAPVLGFTRSDFPQEFVFGAATSAYQSKQANESKCSLGSNPPALTAKPNKSTTTQADYHLLHVLVSFMWLWLFSFQLVYVALVYLLRILSGFSCSASMVSLLCFSFMQYEGAVAEDGRSPSVWDTFTQAGKMSDKSTGDVAADGYHKYKDDVKLMVDTNLEAYRFSISWSRLIPNGRGAVNPKGLEYYNNLINELVQHGIQVHVMLSHLDFPQVLDDEYAGWLSPKIVEDFTAFADVCFREFGDRVSYWTTIDEPNVSALGSYDNALFAPGRCSNPFGITNCTVGNSTVEPYIAAHNMILAHASATRLYREKYQAAQKGGVGINVYSSWSYPMTNSDVDVEAAKRYLDFVFGWILEPLVSGDYPDVMKKNVGSRLPSFTKSQSQVVKGTVDFIGINHYYSMYVNDRPLDKGTRDYSADMSLYQRASKTIPGSSKNVPSSSQSDPEGLQYVLQYLTKAYGNLPIYVQENGVASNDTLDDTERIEYLKSYMGSTLRAVRNGANVKGYFVWSFLDVFEFFAGPKSRYGLYRVDFSDEARPRQAKLSARWYSGFLKNNGIYVQNELNSTGSRALQ
- the LOC123080424 gene encoding beta-glucosidase 5 isoform X3, whose protein sequence is MAAIAVFSLLLLLSSAPAVVGFTRSDFPPEFVFGAATSAYQYEGAVAEDGRSPSVWDTFTQAGKMSDKSTGDVAADGYHKYKDDVKLMVDTNLEAYRFSISWSRLIPNGRGAVNPKGLEYYNNLINELVQHGIQVHVMLSHLDFPQVLDDEYAGWLSPKIVEDFTAFADVCFREFGDRVSYWTTIDEPNVSALGSYDNALFAPGRCSNPFGITNCTVGNSTVEPYIAAHNMILAHASATRLYREKYQAAQKGGVGINVYSSWSYPMTNSDVDVEAAKRYLDFVFGWILEPLVSGDYPDVMKKNVGSRLPSFTKSQSQVVKGTVDFIGINHYYSMYVNDRPLDKGTRDYSADMSLYQRASKTIPGSSKNVPSSSQSDPEGLQYVLQYLTKAYGNLPIYVQENGVASNDTLDDTERIEYLKSYMGSTLRAVRNGANVKGYFVWSFLDVFEFFAGPKSRYGLYRVDFSDEARPRQAKLSARWYSGFLKNNGIYVQNELNSTGSRALQ